Genomic segment of Nocardiopsis mwathae:
CGGTCAGGCGGACTTCTCCTCCGACATGGCCGGCATCGGCGGCGACACGCTGGCGACCGCCTGGATGGACTTCGGCGAGCTGAGCAGGCTGGAGTCGCGGCCGAGCTCCCGCGGGGGCTTCGGCAGCGGCCGGTCCGGCAACCCGTTCCAGGAGCTGACCGGCGGTGAGGACGTCGAGGGCCGCGTCGCGCTGTCGCTGAAGCTGGAGAGCGACTACGTCGAGCTGCGCGGCGACATGTTCGGTGTCAAGAGCGGCGACTCCCTGGAGGGCTTCGAGGCGCCCGAGCCGGGGTTGGAGGCGATGTCGTCCCTCCCGAACGACACCGTGATGGCGGTGGGCGGCAGCGGGCTGGACAGCCTGATGGAGCAGGTCTGGAAGGAGAACCCGGACGAGTTCGGCGAGTTCGAGGACGCGCTCCAGGAGGAGGGAGCCTCGCTCCCCGAAGGCTTCACCCAGCTGCTGGGGTCGAAGTCCGCGTTCGGTATCACCGATGTCCAGGGGTCGTTCGACGAGGTCTTCGACAGCGACTTCTCCTTCCAGTTCCGGGCGACCGGCGCCGACGGCGACCTGTTGGAAAGCCTGGCCGAGCAGCTGTCCGCGGGCACCTACGGCCCGACGCCGGGGGTGAACGAGGACGGCGACGCGGTGGTCGTCTCCTCCGGTGCGATGGGCACCGGCAAGCTCGGCGACGACGCGGTCTTCACGAAGGTCATGGAGGGGACCGAGGACTCCCACGTCGGCTTCTACTTCGACCTGCGCCAGCTGTCGAGCAGCGGCGACATGTCCCAGCCCGAGCAGTGGGGTGCCTTCGGGGCCGCGATGAACTTCGACGGCTCCAGTGGCACCGTCCTGGCCCGGTGGGCACCGTCGGCAGACGCGTAGCGATACGACGCGGCGGGCGGCACCCCTTCGTGGGGGTGCCGCCCTTTTCGTATCCGCGGGGTGGTTTTCGCGCCGTTCTTACTTCTCCACTTTCTCCACATTGGTGACTTTGCACGCCAAACGCCTCATTGCACCACACACAGAGCTATTACTGGCAAGAACCTTTACGGTTTTGAGTGATTTATGTACAGTTCTAGTTTCAACCTTTCGGGTGGGCTGGAACTCACTCCCGAAAGGTCGTCCTCCAGCCCGGACGGCCGTGCGGCGTCGCGCACCGCACGGCACCCCCGCTCGTCCAAACTGAGGAGAAACCACCCCATGACGCTGGGACGACCGATCCGAACCGCCGCCCTGCTGGCCGGCATCCCGCTCGCGGCGGCCCTCCTGACCGCCGCGCCCGCCGGCGCCCACGGCTCCATGGGCGAACCGATCAGCCGCGTCGCCGCCTGCTACCAGGAAGGACCGGAGAACCCGCAGTCCGACGTGTGCAAGCGGCTCGTCGAGCAGAACGGCACCCAGCCGCTCTACGACTGGCACGAGGTCAACATCGCCAACGCCGACGGCCGGCACCGCGAGATCATCCCCGACGGACAGCTGTGCAGCGCCGGCCGCGCCAAGTACTCCGCCCTGGACACCCCCGGCGCGTGGCACACCACCACCCTGCCGACCAGCGGAACCCACACCTTCGCCTACACCGCCGCCGTCCCCCACCGGGGCTACTTCGAGCTCTACGTCACCAAGGACGGCTGGGACCAGAGTAAGAGGCCGGGCTGGGGCGACCTGGAACCCGAGCCGTTCCTGCGGGTGGACCGGCCGCGGGTGCGGAACGGCATGTACCACCTCACCGGCGAACTGCCGCAGGGCAAGAGCGGCCAGCACCTGATCTACGCGATCTGGCAGCGCACCGACAGCCCCGAGGCGTTCTACAGCTGCTCCGACGTCGACTTCGGCGGAACCGGCGCGAGCGCCGCCGCGTTCGAGGCGACCGAGGAGGACTACGGTGACGCCGCCGAGCACGCGGCGCACGGCGGCCACGGCGCCGACGCGAACGCCGAGGCCGGTGCGGACGACGGGGGCGACGCAGCTCTCGTGTCCGCCTCGGAGGGGTCGGCCGCCGACGCCGGCGCTTCCGCTCCTGACACCGGGCACGGCACCCACGCAGCCCACGCAGCAGCGGCGGGCCCGTCGGACGGCTCGGTGGTGACCGGCCTGTTCCTGACGGCGTTCGCCGTGATGGCCGCGGCCGCCGCCTACCTGGGCGTCCGCCGCAGGCGCGGCACCACCGGGGAGCACCGGGCCCGGTGACGGCCCCGGGTCGGCCGTCCGCGTCCGGGCGGCGGGCGGCCGACCCGGCTAACGTGTCGGTGTGAACGACACACTGCCCCCGGAACGGCTGCGCGCCTCCCACGCCGATCGGGAGCGCGTCTTCGACGTGCTGCGCGGTGCCGTCGAGGACGGGCGGCTGGACATCTCCGAGTTCGAGGAGCGCGCCGAGCGCGTCTACCGGGCACGGACGCTGGGCGAACTGCCCGCGATCACCCGCGATCTCCTCCCCGCCGACCAGCAGCCGATCCAGCCCGGGGCCGGGCCGGTGACCGCGTTCTTCGGCGATGTCCGGCGGTCGGGCCGGTGGGTGCTGCGCGCCGAGGAGTACGTGGTGGCCATCGGCGGCACCGCCGATGTGGACCTGTGCGAGGCGCTGATGATGCGCGGCCGCGCCCGGGTGAACGCCTTCAGCCTGTTCGGCCGGGTGCGCATCCGCGTACCCGAGGGGATGGACGTGCGGATGGGCGGCCGCTCCTTCCTCGGGCGGCGCACGAGCTCGGCCGACCTGCCGGAGGAGGCCGATGCCCCGGTACTGGAGGTCGCGGGGTTTAACCTGCTGGGGTCGGTGCGCGTGTACGCGCCGCGGCGGAGGAGGCGGCGATCGTGGCTGTCGCGCCTTCGCCGCCGCCCGCGGCTCCGTTGATCTCGGAGATATCGGGGAAAAAACCGCCCGTGAGACCCCGATATCTCCGAGATCGACGGAGGGGCGTGGGGTGGCGCCCGGTGTAGTTGAAGAATCACCGAGTGCGGAGTAAGTGAACTGTCGCCTCGCGGGCATCCCCGCCCGCGTGGGCGACTGGCCTACCCCGCCGCCTGGACTGGTCACCCTCTCGCCGTGCCCCGCGCGCGTTCCTGTAGTGACCTGCACAGATCATTTTCAGGAAAGTCTCTTTCCTTTTAGTTGAAGCCGTGCCTACCATCCACTCACCCCCACCACGCGGTGCGCACCGTCTGGAACTCCCCCGGTGGGTCCCGGGGCGGGCAGTCCCCGCTCCGGCCCCCGCTCCCACAGGAGGACTGCCATGTCCGGACGACGCACGACCGCGGCGCTGGCCGTGATCGGCGGATTCACCCTGCTCCTCAGCATGCTGACGACGGCCACCGCCAACGCCCACGGCAGCATGCAGGACCCCGTGAGCCGCGTCTACAACTGCCGCTTGGAAGGACCGGAGAACCCCAGGTCCGACGCCTGCCGCGACGCCATCCGCCGCGGCGGCACCCAGCCGGTCTACGACTGGCACGAGGTCAACATCCCCAACGCCGCCGGGCGGCACCGCGAGATCATCCCCGACGGGCGGCTGTGCAGCGCCGGCCGCGCCAAGTACGCGGCGTTCGACGCGCCCCGCACCGACTGGGTGGCCACCACCCTGCCCTCGGGCGGCACACGGGCGCTGACCTTCCACGCCACCGCCCCGCACCGCGGGACCTACTACTTCTACCTGACCCGCGACGGCTACTCCCCCACCCAGCCGCTGAAGTGGTCCGACCTGGAGTCCGCGCCGCTGACATCCGTGACCGACCCGCGGACCGTCAACGGACGGTGGAGCACCACCGTGCGGTTGCCGCAGAAGACCGGGCGGCACATGCTGTACGTGATCTGGCAGCGCTCGGACAGCCCCGAAGCGTTCTACTCCTGCTCCGACGTCGACTTCCGCTGAGTCGACGGCGTCGCCCGGCTGAGGCACCACGCTCGGGCCCCGAACGCGGCCCCGGGCCGGCCCGCACCGGCCCGGGGCCGTCCGTGTGCCCGGCACGGCGGCGAACGTGACTCCGACCACGTTCGACGAGGTCGTGGGCGTGTGGGACGGGGTACGGGAAACCTGGGGGCGGGGTATCTGGCAGTCTTAGGCACAGGTTTCCCTGGAGGTGTCTTTCAGCAATGAGTGAATACCGCATCGAGCACGACTCGATGGGCGAGGTCAAGGTCCCCGCCGACGCGAAGTGGCGCGCGCAGACGCAGCGCGCGGTCGAGAACTTCCCGATCTCGGGGCAGGGCCTGCAGAGCGCGCACATCGCCGCCCTGGGCCACATCAAGGCGGCGGCGGCCAAGGTCAACGCCGAGCTCGGGGTCATCCCGGACCACCTCGCCAAGGCGATCCGCGAGTCCGCGCTGGAGGTCGCCGAGGGCAAGTGGGACGACCACTTCCCGATCGACGTGTTCCAGACGGGCTCGGGCACGTCCAGCAACATGAACACCAACGAGGTCGTGGCCACGCTGGCCAGCGCGCGCCTCGGCGAGGACGTGCATCCCAACGACCACGTCAACGCCTCGCAGTCGTCCAACGACGTGTTCCCGTCGTCGATCCACATCGCGGCGACCTCGGCCGTGGTCAACGAGCTGGTCCCGGCGCTGCGCCACCTCGAAGGCGAGTTCACCCGCAAGTCGGTGGAGTTCGCGACCGTGGTGAAGAGCGGCCGCACCCACCTGATGGACGCCACCCCGGTCACCCTGGGCCAGGAGTTCGCCGGGTTCGCGGCGCAGGTCCGCTACGGCATCGAGCGCCTGCAGGCGTCGCTGCCGCGCGTCGCCGAGCTGCCGCTGGGCGGCACCGCCGTCGGCACCGGCATCAACACCCCCGAGGGCTTCTCCCCCCGGGTCATCGCCGAGATCGCGACCACCACCGGACTGCCGCTGACCGAGGCCCGCGACCACTTCGAGGCGCAGGGCGCCCGCGACGGCCTGGTCGAGCTGTCCGGGCAGCTGCGGACGATCGCGGTGAGCTACGCCAAGATCGCCAACGACATCCGCTGGATGGGCTCCGGCCCGCGCACCGGGCTCCAGGAGATCTACCTGCCCGACCTGCAGCCCGGCTCCTCGATCATGCCCGGCAAGGTCAACCCGGTGCTGTGCGAGGCGATGCTGCAGGTGTCCTCGCAGGTCGTCGGCAACGACGCGGCGGTGGCCTTCGGCGGCTCCACCGGCAACTTCGAGCTCAACGTGCAGCTGCCGATGATCGCCCGCAACGTGCTGGAGTCGATCCGCCTTCTGGCCAACGTCTCGCGGATCTTCGCCGACCGCTGCGTGGCCGGGATCGAGGCCAACGAGGAGCGCTGCCGCGAGTACGCCGAGTCCTCCCCGTCGATCGTCACGCCGCTCAACCGCTACATCGGCTACGAGGAGGCCGCGAAGGTCGCCAAGCAGGCCCTGGCCGAGCGCAAGACGATCCGTGAGGTCGTCGTCGAGCGCGGCTACATCGCCGACGGCAAGCTCACCGAGGCCCAGCTGGACGCGGCCCTCGACGTGCTGAAGATGACGAACTCCAGCGCTTCCTAGAGGCTTTCCCGGAGGTTACGGGGTGGCCCCGCCCGTCGTGCGGGGCACGACCGGCTGTCCGCAGGGCCGGTGGATCGGGACGTCCCGGTCCACCGGCCCTGTGCCGTTCTCCGGGTCGTACGCGCGGCCCGCGTCCTTGGCCGATTCACGCCAATCCGCGGCAATTCGATCGCGGTCGGCACATCGTGAGTAATCTGCTGGTAAAAGCCCAGGGTCTCCCCCCATTACCCCGGACAGAGGCTTTGCTCATGACGAAGAGCGAGGACGGTGGCGAGCGCGTCATCGCCGACAGGTACCGGCTGCGGAGCGCGCTGGGTGCCGGAGGCATGGGCACGGTCTGGCTGGCGTGGGACCCCGAGCTGGCGCGCGACGTCGCCGTCAAGGAGGTGCTGCTCCCCGACGGCCTCTCCGGACCGGAGCGCGACGAGGCGCACGCGCGGGTGCGGCGCGAGGCGCGGTCGGCCGCCCGCATCGCCCACCCGTCGGTCGTCACCATCCACGACGTGCTGGATTTCGAGGGCCACCCGTGGGTGGTGATGGAGCTGCTCCGCGGCCGCTCCCTGCAGCAGGAGCTGGCCGCGAACGGTCCGATGGACCCGCAGCGCGTCGCGGTCATCGCCGTGCAGCTGCTGGAGGCGGTCCGCGCGGCACACGCGGCCGGGGTGATCCACCGCGACATCAAGCCCGGCAACGTCATGCTCGCCGACGGCGACCGGGTCACCCTCACCGACTTCGGCATCGCCACCCTGGAGGGCGGCGCCACCATCACCCGCACCGGTGTGCTCGTCGGCTCACCCGAGTACATGTCGCCGGAGCGGCTGCACAGCGAACAGGCGACGGCCGCCTCCGACCTGTGGAGCGTCGGCGTCACGCTGTACGCGATGAGCACCGGCGCCTCGCCCTTCCACCGCGACAGCATCACCGGCGCGATCGCGGCCGTGCTCTCCGCGCCGATTCCGCCGCTGGGGTGGGCGGGACCGCTGGCACCGGTCATCGGCGGCCTGCTGGAACGCGATCCCGGGCGGCGGCTCACCGCCGACCGGGCGCTGGCGCTGCTCGCCGCGGTCGCGCCGCCGAACGGTCCGGACGCCGCCTCCGGGGAGCGGCCATCGCCTCCGAACGGCCCGCCGCCGTGGCAGGGGCCGGTGACTCCGCACCCGTCCGGGCCGGTGACGCCACGGCCCACCGGTCCCGCCACCCCGCAGCCGCACGCCCCGCCGGCCCCCCGCCCGGGCGGACCCGCGACACCGCACCCGGCGCTCGGCCCTCCGCCGGCGCCGATACCGGCGGCACCGATCGGCGCGTGGCCGGCTCCCCCCGCGGCTTTCCACGCCGGACGTGAGAAGCCGCGCCGCCGCTCGCGCGTCGGCCTGTGGGCGCTCCTCATCGGCGCGGTGGTCGTCGCCGCCGTCGCCTTTCTCGCGGCGGTCGCGGTGGTCATGAGCGAGGAGTTCGGTTCGGCCCCGCCCATGCGGACCTACTCCAACCAGTGGTACTCGATCGGCTACCCAGAGGGGTGGGACTACGAGACCCCGCCGGACGAGGAGCGGACTATCCGGTTCCAGAACCCCGACGGGACCATCACACTCACGGTCGTGTCCTGGGAGCTCACGTCCTCCGACCCCCAAACCGCGCGCGAATGGGTGGAGCTGTACCACGAGGAGGTCCAGAATGAGGAGG
This window contains:
- a CDS encoding DUF3352 domain-containing protein, which translates into the protein MSYPDPPNQPSWVPPGPPTGGQPVGQPGYPMGMGAPQPPQYAAPRKNRIWMVPVAAGLGVALMASTVWAANSVVGDWFGGPQPESVLPASSIAFAKLDMKPSGGQLANYAQLVNKLPDEVKDEIDPATATNPARDIVEKEFEYLDYEHDVEPWLGKRFGFAMWESDAEAAQISRDGTTAAFALAVTDEDAARKALQKVEAKEGMAFEFRNDFAIIAPNGAAISDLDQQVATGGTLDGQADFSSDMAGIGGDTLATAWMDFGELSRLESRPSSRGGFGSGRSGNPFQELTGGEDVEGRVALSLKLESDYVELRGDMFGVKSGDSLEGFEAPEPGLEAMSSLPNDTVMAVGGSGLDSLMEQVWKENPDEFGEFEDALQEEGASLPEGFTQLLGSKSAFGITDVQGSFDEVFDSDFSFQFRATGADGDLLESLAEQLSAGTYGPTPGVNEDGDAVVVSSGAMGTGKLGDDAVFTKVMEGTEDSHVGFYFDLRQLSSSGDMSQPEQWGAFGAAMNFDGSSGTVLARWAPSADA
- a CDS encoding lytic polysaccharide monooxygenase auxiliary activity family 9 protein — translated: MTLGRPIRTAALLAGIPLAAALLTAAPAGAHGSMGEPISRVAACYQEGPENPQSDVCKRLVEQNGTQPLYDWHEVNIANADGRHREIIPDGQLCSAGRAKYSALDTPGAWHTTTLPTSGTHTFAYTAAVPHRGYFELYVTKDGWDQSKRPGWGDLEPEPFLRVDRPRVRNGMYHLTGELPQGKSGQHLIYAIWQRTDSPEAFYSCSDVDFGGTGASAAAFEATEEDYGDAAEHAAHGGHGADANAEAGADDGGDAALVSASEGSAADAGASAPDTGHGTHAAHAAAAGPSDGSVVTGLFLTAFAVMAAAAAYLGVRRRRGTTGEHRAR
- a CDS encoding DUF1707 domain-containing protein, yielding MNDTLPPERLRASHADRERVFDVLRGAVEDGRLDISEFEERAERVYRARTLGELPAITRDLLPADQQPIQPGAGPVTAFFGDVRRSGRWVLRAEEYVVAIGGTADVDLCEALMMRGRARVNAFSLFGRVRIRVPEGMDVRMGGRSFLGRRTSSADLPEEADAPVLEVAGFNLLGSVRVYAPRRRRRRSWLSRLRRRPRLR
- a CDS encoding lytic polysaccharide monooxygenase auxiliary activity family 9 protein — translated: MSGRRTTAALAVIGGFTLLLSMLTTATANAHGSMQDPVSRVYNCRLEGPENPRSDACRDAIRRGGTQPVYDWHEVNIPNAAGRHREIIPDGRLCSAGRAKYAAFDAPRTDWVATTLPSGGTRALTFHATAPHRGTYYFYLTRDGYSPTQPLKWSDLESAPLTSVTDPRTVNGRWSTTVRLPQKTGRHMLYVIWQRSDSPEAFYSCSDVDFR
- a CDS encoding class II fumarate hydratase, encoding MSEYRIEHDSMGEVKVPADAKWRAQTQRAVENFPISGQGLQSAHIAALGHIKAAAAKVNAELGVIPDHLAKAIRESALEVAEGKWDDHFPIDVFQTGSGTSSNMNTNEVVATLASARLGEDVHPNDHVNASQSSNDVFPSSIHIAATSAVVNELVPALRHLEGEFTRKSVEFATVVKSGRTHLMDATPVTLGQEFAGFAAQVRYGIERLQASLPRVAELPLGGTAVGTGINTPEGFSPRVIAEIATTTGLPLTEARDHFEAQGARDGLVELSGQLRTIAVSYAKIANDIRWMGSGPRTGLQEIYLPDLQPGSSIMPGKVNPVLCEAMLQVSSQVVGNDAAVAFGGSTGNFELNVQLPMIARNVLESIRLLANVSRIFADRCVAGIEANEERCREYAESSPSIVTPLNRYIGYEEAAKVAKQALAERKTIREVVVERGYIADGKLTEAQLDAALDVLKMTNSSAS
- a CDS encoding serine/threonine-protein kinase — encoded protein: MTKSEDGGERVIADRYRLRSALGAGGMGTVWLAWDPELARDVAVKEVLLPDGLSGPERDEAHARVRREARSAARIAHPSVVTIHDVLDFEGHPWVVMELLRGRSLQQELAANGPMDPQRVAVIAVQLLEAVRAAHAAGVIHRDIKPGNVMLADGDRVTLTDFGIATLEGGATITRTGVLVGSPEYMSPERLHSEQATAASDLWSVGVTLYAMSTGASPFHRDSITGAIAAVLSAPIPPLGWAGPLAPVIGGLLERDPGRRLTADRALALLAAVAPPNGPDAASGERPSPPNGPPPWQGPVTPHPSGPVTPRPTGPATPQPHAPPAPRPGGPATPHPALGPPPAPIPAAPIGAWPAPPAAFHAGREKPRRRSRVGLWALLIGAVVVAAVAFLAAVAVVMSEEFGSAPPMRTYSNQWYSIGYPEGWDYETPPDEERTIRFQNPDGTITLTVVSWELTSSDPQTAREWVELYHEEVQNEEGVEVRRVIGTAYGFPSDWDVGHILLRYTEDAHDDQIRRLDGYVIVYDGEYYGLAWDTPWDAPRTDLHDSIVDSFKPRT